One stretch of Sardina pilchardus chromosome 17, fSarPil1.1, whole genome shotgun sequence DNA includes these proteins:
- the gnsa gene encoding N-acetylglucosamine-6-sulfatase isoform X1 — protein MALIRLHLRTLLHFSLICVTLFLNSLPVVVTMYRRPNIVLILTDDLDADMGGMVPLNKTRKLIGDSGITFTNAFVASPLCCPSRASILTGKYPHNHHVINNTLEGNCSSQAWQKSQEPGTFPALLQKSYYQTFFAGKYLNEYGHPEAGGVEHVPPGWDYWFALERNSKYYNYTLSVNGKAQKHGQNYSLDYLTDVLANTSLDFLQYKSNYRPFFMMVSTPAPHSPWTAAPQYESTFPNVKAPRDPNFNVHGKDKHWLIRQAKTPMSNSSMEFLDNAFRKRWRTLLSVDDLVEKLVKQLEARGELDNTYIFFTSDNGYHTGQFSLPMDKRQLYEFDIRVPLLVRGPNIKPNQTTSMLVANVDLGPTILDMAGIDYNKTQMDGMSFLSVLSGQANSSSWRTDVLVEYEGEGSNVTDPACPLLGPGVSECFPDCVCEDSYNNTYACVRTVSPTANLQYCEFDDNEVFVEVYNLTADPFQLSNIAKSIQQEVLEKMNHRLMMLQSCAAQSCRTPGVYDSRYKFDPRLMFSNHSPRFRKLRQTFK, from the exons ATGGCCTTGATTCGATTACATCTGCGGACGTTATTGCATTTTAGCCTTATCTGCGTCACTTTGTTCTTAAATAGCCTGCCTGTTGTGGTAACAATGTACAGGAGACCCAACATTGTTTTGATATTAACAGATGATTTAGACGCTGATATGGGTGGCATG GTTCCACTTAACAAGACAAGAAAGTTAATAGGTGATTCTGGAATCACTTTTACCAACGCG tttgTTGCTAGCCCACTGTGCTGTCCAAGTCGTGCCAGCATCCTGACGGGAAAGTACCCCCACAACCACCACGTGATCAACAACACCTTGGAGGGCAACTGCAGCAGTCAGGCCTGGCAGAAGAGCCAGGAGCCGGGCACCTTCCCCGCCCTACTGCAGAAGAGCTACTACCAGACCTTCTTCGCCGGCAAATATCTCAACGAG tACGGGCACCCAGAAGCAGGAGGAGTGGAACATGTGCCTCCAGGTTGGGACTACTGGTTTGCCCTG GAGAGGAACTCTAAGTACTACAACTACACCCTGTCTGTGAATGGAAAAGCCCAGAAACATGGACAGAACTACAGCCTGGACTACCTGACCGACGTGCTG GCCAACACGTCATTAGACTTCCTGCAGTACAAGTCGAACTACCGGCCCTTCTTCATGATGGTGTCCACCCCAGCCCCCCACTCGCCTTGGACAGCGGCCCCACAATACGAGAGCACCTTCCCCAACGTCAAAGCGCCACGGGACCCCAACTTCAACGTCCACGGCAAG GACAAGCACTGGCTCATCAGGCAAGCCAAAACCCCCATGTCCAACTCTTCAATGGAGTTCCTGGATAATGCTTTCCGGAAAAG GTGGCGCACTCTGTTGTCCGTAGATGACTTGGTGGAGAAACTAGTAAAGCAGCTGGAGGCGCGGGGAGAGTTGGATAATACCTACATCTTCTTCACCTCCGACAACGGCTACCACACAG GCCAGTTCTCTCTGCCCATGGACAAGCGGCAGCTGTATGAGTTTGACATCAGAGTGCCCCTGCTGGTACGGGGACCAAACATCAAGCCCAACCAGACAACTTCG ATGTTGGTGGCCAATGTTGACTTGGGCCCCACCATCCTAGACATGGCTGGGATTGACTACAACAAGACCCAAATGGATGGCATGtccttcctgtctgtcttg agtGGTCAGGCGAACAGCAGCAGCTGGCGGACGGATGTGCTGGTGGAGTACGAGGGGGAGGGCAGTAACGTGACTGACCCTGCCTGCCCCCTGCTCGGCCCCGGAGTCtcg gagtgtttcccagactgtgtgtgtgaagactccTATAATAACACCTATGCCTGCGTCCGCACAGTGTCCCCTACAGCCAACCTCCAGTACTGCGAATTTGATGACAATGAG GTGTTTGTGGAGGTGTATAATCTGACAGCGGACCCGTTCCAGCTGAGCAACATCGCTAAGAGCATCCAGCAGGAGGTCCTGGAGAAGATGAACCACCGGCTGATGATGCTGCAGTCATGTGCTGCCCAGTCATGCAGAACACCGGGAGTCTATGACTCacg GTACAAGTTTGACCCGAGGCTGATGTTCAGCAACCACAGTCCCCGCTTCAGAAAACTCCGCCAGACGTTCAAGTAA
- the gnsa gene encoding N-acetylglucosamine-6-sulfatase isoform X2, giving the protein MALIRLHLRTLLHFSLICVTLFLNSLPVVVTMYRRPNIVLILTDDLDADMGGMVPLNKTRKLIGDSGITFTNAFVASPLCCPSRASILTGKYPHNHHVINNTLEGNCSSQAWQKSQEPGTFPALLQKSYYQTFFAGKYLNEYGHPEAGGVEHVPPGWDYWFALERNSKYYNYTLSVNGKAQKHGQNYSLDYLTDVLANTSLDFLQYKSNYRPFFMMVSTPAPHSPWTAAPQYESTFPNVKAPRDPNFNVHGKDKHWLIRQAKTPMSNSSMEFLDNAFRKRWRTLLSVDDLVEKLVKQLEARGELDNTYIFFTSDNGYHTGQFSLPMDKRQLYEFDIRVPLLVRGPNIKPNQTTSMLVANVDLGPTILDMAGIDYNKTQMDGMSFLSVLSGQANSSSWRTDVLVEYEGEGSNVTDPACPLLGPGVSECFPDCVCEDSYNNTYACVRTVSPTANLQYCEFDDNEVFVEVYNLTVLSYMFVEVYNLTVLP; this is encoded by the exons ATGGCCTTGATTCGATTACATCTGCGGACGTTATTGCATTTTAGCCTTATCTGCGTCACTTTGTTCTTAAATAGCCTGCCTGTTGTGGTAACAATGTACAGGAGACCCAACATTGTTTTGATATTAACAGATGATTTAGACGCTGATATGGGTGGCATG GTTCCACTTAACAAGACAAGAAAGTTAATAGGTGATTCTGGAATCACTTTTACCAACGCG tttgTTGCTAGCCCACTGTGCTGTCCAAGTCGTGCCAGCATCCTGACGGGAAAGTACCCCCACAACCACCACGTGATCAACAACACCTTGGAGGGCAACTGCAGCAGTCAGGCCTGGCAGAAGAGCCAGGAGCCGGGCACCTTCCCCGCCCTACTGCAGAAGAGCTACTACCAGACCTTCTTCGCCGGCAAATATCTCAACGAG tACGGGCACCCAGAAGCAGGAGGAGTGGAACATGTGCCTCCAGGTTGGGACTACTGGTTTGCCCTG GAGAGGAACTCTAAGTACTACAACTACACCCTGTCTGTGAATGGAAAAGCCCAGAAACATGGACAGAACTACAGCCTGGACTACCTGACCGACGTGCTG GCCAACACGTCATTAGACTTCCTGCAGTACAAGTCGAACTACCGGCCCTTCTTCATGATGGTGTCCACCCCAGCCCCCCACTCGCCTTGGACAGCGGCCCCACAATACGAGAGCACCTTCCCCAACGTCAAAGCGCCACGGGACCCCAACTTCAACGTCCACGGCAAG GACAAGCACTGGCTCATCAGGCAAGCCAAAACCCCCATGTCCAACTCTTCAATGGAGTTCCTGGATAATGCTTTCCGGAAAAG GTGGCGCACTCTGTTGTCCGTAGATGACTTGGTGGAGAAACTAGTAAAGCAGCTGGAGGCGCGGGGAGAGTTGGATAATACCTACATCTTCTTCACCTCCGACAACGGCTACCACACAG GCCAGTTCTCTCTGCCCATGGACAAGCGGCAGCTGTATGAGTTTGACATCAGAGTGCCCCTGCTGGTACGGGGACCAAACATCAAGCCCAACCAGACAACTTCG ATGTTGGTGGCCAATGTTGACTTGGGCCCCACCATCCTAGACATGGCTGGGATTGACTACAACAAGACCCAAATGGATGGCATGtccttcctgtctgtcttg agtGGTCAGGCGAACAGCAGCAGCTGGCGGACGGATGTGCTGGTGGAGTACGAGGGGGAGGGCAGTAACGTGACTGACCCTGCCTGCCCCCTGCTCGGCCCCGGAGTCtcg gagtgtttcccagactgtgtgtgtgaagactccTATAATAACACCTATGCCTGCGTCCGCACAGTGTCCCCTACAGCCAACCTCCAGTACTGCGAATTTGATGACAATGAG GTGTTTGTGGAGGTGTATAATCTGACTGTTCTGTCGTATATGTTTGTGGAGGTGTATAATCTGACTGTTCTGCCGTAG
- the LOC134061686 gene encoding deleted in malignant brain tumors 1 protein-like — protein MKMEGCLWAILLASVALTNQQDTVRSHVRLVNGSSRCSGRVEVYHAGEWGTVCDERWDMADAAVVCRELGCGVAVEALRGAHFGEGSGRRWMYGVECEGSESRLKNCDYWVWRDWSTAVCPHSRDAGVTCSDTVRLVNGSSQCSGRVEVYHAGEWGTVCDDGWDMADAAVVCRELGCGVAVEALRGAHFGEGSGRRWMYGVECEGSESRLKNCDYWVWIDWSTAVCPHSRDAGLTCSGVQLVGRSHCSGRVELLHKKTRHTVCSSTFDQQDAEVVCRQLDCGAPVEVLGAAAFGEGEGQVWSEEIQCGGNETQIHLCPTSSTPSHNCSHKHDVGLVCTGRLRENSKKPVNYGVCHCFLNPTDPVRLVDGPSRCSGRVELYHEGEWGTVCGADWDRVDTAVVCKELGCGDAVDSFSGAHFGEGAGRVLMAEVGCVGWETRLKSCSHKGLGEHTCQPKNNVGVTCSEHRAPRLVNSSHRCSGRVEVEHGTTWGTVCNATFDWQDAEVVCRQLGCGVPVEVLGAAAFGEGEGQVWSEEIQCGGNETQIQLCPTSPMNHNCSHEMDVGLLCSATLGLLLLLLLLGSLALLFGNNRALRRALSKRRHVELSEAVVEDLDHRLTTAGSSRGRHRGERSSS, from the exons ATGTTAGGTTGGTGAATGGAAGCAGTCGATGCTCTGGGAGAGTGGAGGTTTATCATGCAGGAGAGTGGGGCACCGTGTGTGATGAGCGGTGGGATATGGCTGATGCTGCAGTGGTGTGTAGAGAGCTGGGCTGTGGTGTTGCTGTAGAGGCTCTGAGAGGAGCTCACTTTGGAGAGGGATCAGGGAGAAGATGGATGTATGGTGTGGAGTGTGAGGGATCAGAGTCCAGACTGAAGAACTGTGATTACTGGGTATGGAGAGACTGGAGTACAGCAGTGTGTCCTCATAGCAGAGATGCTGGAGTCACTTGTTCAG ATACTGTGAGGTTGGTGAATGGAAGCAGTCAATGCTCTGGGAGAGTGGAGGTTTATCATGCAGGAGAGTGGGGCACCGTGTGTGATGATGGGTGGGATATGGCTGATGCTGCAGTGGTGTGTAGAGAGCTGGGCTGTGGTGTTGCTGTAGAGGCTCTGAGAGGAGCTCACTTTGGAGAGGGATCAGGGAGAAGATGGATGTATGGTGTGGAGTGTGAGGGATCAGAGTCCAGACTGAAGAACTGTGATTACTGGGTATGGATAGACTGGAGTACAGCAGTGTGTCCTCATAGCAGAGATGCTGGACTCACTTGTTCAG GAGTCCAACTGGTGGGCCGTTCTCACTGCTCTGGGAGAGTGGAGCTGCTTCATAAAAAGACCAGACACACTGTGTGCAGTTCCACATTTGACCAGCAGGATGCAGAGGTTGTGTGTCGACAGCTGGACTGTGGGGCTCCTGTAGAGGTGCTGGGAGCAGCTgcatttggagagggagagggccaggTGTGGTCAGAGGAGATCCAGTGTGGAGGCAACGAGACTCAGATTCACCTCTGCCCAACATCCTCTACACCCTCACACAACTGCTCTCACAAGCACGATGTTGGATTAGTTTGTACAGGTAGACTAAGAGAGA ATTCCAAGAAGCCTGTAAACTATGGGGTGTGTCATTGTTTTCTCAATCCCACAGATCCTGTTAGGTTGGTGGATGGGCCCAGTCGCTGTTCTGGGAGAGTGGAGCTTTATCATGAGGGAGAGTGGGGTACAGTGTGTGGTGCTGATTGGGACAGGGTTGATACAGCAGTAGTGTGTAAAGAGTTGGGCTGTGGTGACGCTGTAGATTCCTTCTCAGGTGCCCACTTtggagagggagcagggagagTCTTGATGGCTGAGGTTGGCTGTGTGGGATGGGAGACCAGACTAAAGTCCTGTTCTCATAAGGGATTGGGTGAACACACATGCCAGCCTAAAAACAATGTTGGAGTCACCTGTTCAG aacacagagctcCCAGGCTAGTGAACAGTTCCCACCGGTGTTCTGGGAGAGTGGAGGTGGAACATGGGACCACCTGGGGAACGGTGTGTAACGCCACATTTGACTGGCAGGATGCAGAGGTTGTGTGTCGACAGCTGGGCTGTGGGGTTCCTGTAGAGGTGCTGGGAGCAGCTgcatttggagagggagagggccaggTGTGGTCAGAGGAGATCCAGTGTGGAGGCAACGAGACTCAGATTCAACTCTGCCCAACATCTCCTATGAACCACAACTGCTCACATGAAATGGATGTAGGGTTACTGTGTTCTG CCACTCTggggctcctgctcctgctgctgctgctgggctcaCTGGCGTTGCTGTTTGGGAACAACAGGGCACTGAGGAGAG CTCTCTCCAAAAGGAGACACGTGGAACTGAGTGAAGCTGTCGTTGAGGATCTGGACCACAGACTGACCACAGCCGGTTCCTCCAGAGGTCGTCATAGAGGTGAGAGGTCATCAAGCTAG